CTGAACAGCAAGCGATATCACAATGTTAGTTGTACTGAATACGGTTTTTGAGCTCAGGGGATGGTAAATCTTACTGGTATTGTAAGGGGAAGGAAGCCCCATCTCATATATGGTGTGAAACGAGCGAAAGTGCCGACGAAACTACGTCCACACCTACTTCCAAGGAAAGAAGACGATGGAAGTGAGTCCAACCATACAAGTCCTTTTGTCATTTGATTCTGCGCCTTGAAAATCATTATAAGAGTTTGCTGAGAGCTGAAAAATCTGTCTCTATCtgtttacaaaatttttaaCCTGATGTCTTGTTGAAGCAACTACAGTATTCAGGGTCACATTAGAGCCACCACCATATGCAAATTAGTCGTGAACTCTTTAAACAATTTGATATGACGACAGACAATAATGGACGCTGCATTCTGTAGTTACAGATGTATgctgtgttttgaaaaatactaAATAAGTTTAATGCATGGTTCAATacgctagtttcgaattgtgcagcaacaaaagaacggagtcgaggttcaggggaataatttgcattttcctttgttttaaacaaaacaaactgcTAATTATCCcactgaacctcgactctgtcctttcgttgctgcacaattcgaaactagcctataggccacttcgaaaaataccgtaatactctttgcttgtccgcccaaattttgcataagcattgtttccagtttctcgacttacaatggtcccaagagaaaacaaaaacaatgcctttgcaaaatttgggccgacaaacaaagagtattatggtattttccaaagtggcctattgtgtCATCATCTACTTCCCCACCCTGGGatggaacaaaaacaaagagaCAATTCACCACCCTGCAATTCCTGCGACCAAATATATGTTTGTTgtaacaaacaatattaaaattCTGATGGAATTTATTGATGGTAATTGGTTGGATTGAGCGACATGAATGGAGAGTGTCCCTACCGCCCCCTTTCCCCGGAGGGAAATTCAGCATATAATATTATTGATCACTTCATTTCTATTCATGGCATGTCAGCAATGACAACAGCAGGAACAACATTGTATGAGTAATATAATCTACAAAGAACAATGTGACTATCTTCAGGAGGAGATCCCTGTTGATCCCACCTGTTTTAAGGAAATTTGTCAAATCCTGTTTAATAACTGAAAGTCCCCAGTAATGGAATTTTAAgtaaaggaaaaccaaaaaccaaaattaatttcaaGTATCCAtaacctcaaaatatttttttcgctaaaatgaatctttgcacctgttcgaaatgcATTGcgttcattttttcctttttctaacaaatcctgccattttatagacttcgaaagttgtgaaaatccaagcattttttgttcatgaccgagtcagaaggggagtgggtctattcctgatttgacgtcacaaactgatttacattgcattaactctttgtaaaaatgcatgcaaagtagattgtgatgtcgaatcaggaatagacccactccccttctgactcggtcgtgaacaaaagatgcttggtttttcgcaactttcgaagcctataaaatagcaggatttgttagaaaaaggaaaaaatggccgcaatgcattttgaacaggtgcaaagattcaatTTAGCGAAAAagatattttggggttatgggcactttaaggcaAAGACATGTGCCCCCTCTTTTACAGAGAAACGTCTTTGGCTTATGAAAGGAGTCCTGAAAAATGTTAAGTTATTTCCTGGATTTGCACGCAAGCTTATCCTTCAGAAACCTTCAAAGCTAATCAAGGTGCAACAAAtctgaaaagaagaaaagtgaCAAAACATTCAAATCTCACTAAAACATTGTAATTATAGGGGCACCATGCATACCAGAAATGTTTCGTTTGCTAGGATGTTGGAAGAGCAATGCATTTGAGGATTCATTTTGTAAAGAAGAAGTTCAGTCATTCATGGATTGTGTTTCACGCCAGGTAATCACTTTCATAGGGTGAAATTTGATCCCACAAAATAAACCTATTATCTGTTGACATGTTCCACACAATTTGTTTAATTTGCACATGCATTTTTCAAGTCAACCAGAGATGATGATGTTTATGATGAGTCTGCATGCACTAAGACATTTTACAGAATTGACcattttcaccatcccataatgcaatacgttttggggggtctttactcttgggactgtatcatgcttgaGTGAACTGGATATgtattgttttaatgcaaataaccccccaaaatgaactgtattatgggattggtgaaaaaagGTGAATAAGAAtaatgtcttggtgaggtttttTTGGCTAGTAGTGTAGGAATTGTCATCGTTAAATCAGATCTAGTAGGTTTTAAACTTAATGATACATATATTTCTAATTGGTTGAAGCGCAAAACACCATAATACTCTGTTTGTCCACCCAGATTTTGCTTAAGCATTGTTTGTGTTTTCTCTTGGAACcactgaaaacaatgcttatgcaaaatttggggggaccaacaaggagtattatggtattttccaactTGGCCAACATGTGTTTTTTTTGTGGCAGCTTGAGATGGGAAGACAAAAAAGAACATCGGATTGGACACAAGCTGAGGTCAATGCAACATTGAAGCACTTTACAACATACCTTCAAAGACCTCGAAGCAAATAGACATTTGTGACAGCAAATATTCTGCACACACCTCCAATCCTTTCACAAAGTACAAGTTTGGGTCATTTtaataaagaaatgtttatCCATACTGTTGGCAAGGTATCTTTGGAGTATGTAGTGGGTTTGGTAGACGATGATGGCCTTCGTTATTTGTAAGAAATTGAAGCCTGTATGCATAACTGTTGCAAGGGGTTTTTTTAAAAGTGAAACGTATGACATTATCCCCATctaggggcggatccaggatttttcttaggagggggtgcacAATACCAATTGTATTAGAAAGCTGTAGGTCACCTTGGGGTGGGGGTGTGCACCCCCTGCCCCCTACCCTTAGATTTGCCCCTGCCATCACACAGTTTGTATATCTTCATACAATACAGTGTCCTTCAAAAATGCAATCTGTAATGGGGAAAACAATGTTCACATCAGAAACAGGATAACTACAACTAGACCTTTTTTACTTCAATAGTGAAAAGCAACTTAATTTGAAAAACTGAGGATGGAGAGACTAAATGACAAACACCCTAGATCTTTTGTGGATTTTTGTTCCATGTAAGGTGGTACCGGTACATCATTAGCAGGTCTAAAACATTATTTGGCCAAATAGTGGACCCAGTAATGAATACTTCTTACCAAACGAGTCcatacttagctcttattaaccgagcaggaggtctgtatgggagaatcttgaccgaggtctgtacacacgaccgaggtcaagattcttccatacagactgactaagctcggttaataagatgtttattatatggcaaacaagaacaatttaattcgtttaatgtaactggtttgtactaactgacattttgcttgcgaacgtcgatgagtggcgatgagctgaacttaattctgtcaaagtttgctcgtcatcctctcttttgtcatcatgctgtttggcacttccataaataaatattggtagaagaaaatactcaatatttttacattttagtttgcatcttttcaccgcaaaacattaccggtctagatgggaaaatctagaccgcggtcaatatcgattttagccaatcaaattcgtgaattttgtagtttcaagtcctcgtgagacagagccatataataatgtaggTTGTGGACCAAGTGTTTTTTCTGTTGTCTTATGGCCCAAGTTTGAAGTACGTCTACAGGCCATAAAATCACTGTTGAGCAAGAAGGAGAGAACCTCTGTTTTTTACAGTGTATCCAGTATTGATCCACTCCCTTGCTCTGTTGTAGCTTTATCTCTGCATATTTCTGTAAGCCTGCAACATTCTCCCATGGAGAAACGAAGTGATGTCTTTTTGTATATCAGCAAATTTTGCTGATATACATTATCGGCTGAGGAGCCACAAGCAGCAGCAGACACACAGGACAAAAAGTTCTATGATGCATGGACCAAGGTTCAGGTTTAAACAAATGACAGTCTTTTCAAAAATAGATCTTGTTTTATTCAGTAAACATATGTTAACACAGATTAAAGAGTAAAATTGATGGTTACAAATAAAAGTCAAAGATAAATAGGTCCCTAAGAGAAAAATTTCTTGACACTTGTGAATGCTCAAAAGGCAGCTCAATTGCATGCCATATTTAATGGAGTGCAGGGTTAACAAGTTTTGACCTCTGAGAGAGTCTGCTTGTAGGACccaataaattaaattaattttgtccaTAAATTCTTTACACTTATAGATtgcatttattttaattatctgACATGTAAAAACCTCATTTCTTAGAAAAGCTCATACACTTTCACTTCAAATGGTaaagatttaaaattaataactaAATTATGGCCAATTAATTCTATTATTAAGGgaaacctcaaacttggtatTTCATGACACTTGGACAAATGTATTTGTTTTGACACATTTATACAGAAATagtaaaacaaaagatgcttcCTTTTCTGTAAGTATGAATCAAGCCACCCaaactaaaaatagagaatCCTGAAAAGCTTGAAATGTGGCAACCTCTTCCTATCAAAAATGCACCAACAAGACTAACTTTCGCAGAACATTTGTCTTATTATTACCCAGCATTGGTAATGGTCACAGTTCTCATTTATTTGCCATGGTTTGTGATGAATATCCTTCATTGTACAATGTACCAGTAATCACCGCCTAAAAAACAAGCTTCCTTTC
The Montipora capricornis isolate CH-2021 chromosome 10, ASM3666992v2, whole genome shotgun sequence genome window above contains:
- the LOC138020035 gene encoding small ribosomal subunit protein mS37-like, with product MVNLTGIVRGRKPHLIYGVKRAKVPTKLRPHLLPRKEDDGRAPCIPEMFRLLGCWKSNAFEDSFCKEEVQSFMDCVSRQLEMGRQKRTSDWTQAEVNATLKHFTTYLQRPRSK